Proteins from one Gossypium raimondii isolate GPD5lz chromosome 8, ASM2569854v1, whole genome shotgun sequence genomic window:
- the LOC105792620 gene encoding uncharacterized protein LOC105792620, protein MKENLLLNANPTSNSSLQFLSFHGKTKAQISFLKAPSSLPFSSRSSSSCFVPLCSSTPYTSSTTKEFNLESNGLPQTSKSNLDGESNENYNVGIGHPIVPNFIPTQKMSLSDQAFYLFTFIACTASLAFTSLVIAAVPTLFAMRRAAVSLSKLADTAREELPSTMAAIRLSGMEISDLTLELSDLSQEIADGVNKSAQAMQAAEAGIRQIGSLAHQQTMSMIQERASLPIISIQPVVAGAARKTSHAVGQATKTIMNIIHRGESESENDDDSVIDRVEI, encoded by the exons atgaaagaaaatctCTTGTTAAACGCAAACCCCACATCAAATTCTTCACTCCAATTCCTTTCTTTCCATGGTAAGACAAAAGcccaaatttcatttttgaaagCACCCTCTTCTCTTCCCTTTTCTTCAAGATCCTCTTCTTCTTGTTTCGTCCCACTTTGTTCTTCCACTCCTTATACTAGTTCAACTACAAAGGAGTTCAATTTGGAGTCCAATGGATTGCCCCAAACCTCAAAATCTAATCTTGATGGAGAATCCAATGAGAATTACAATGTGGGGATTGGTCATCCAATCGTCCCAAATTTTATTCCAACTCAAAAGATGAGTTTGAGTGATCAAGCCTTCTATCTGTTCACTTTTATTGCTTGTACG GCTTCTTTGGCGTTTACAAGTCTGGTCATTGCAGCTGTTCCTACACTGTTT GCCATGAGAAGAGCTGCGGTTTCTCTTTCCAAGCTCGCAGATACGGCTCGGGAGGAACTTCCCAGTACAATGGCTGCGATTAGGCTTTCGGGCATGGAAATCAGTGATCTTACACTGGAACTAAGTGATTTAAG CCAAGAGATAGCCGATGGTGTGAACAAATCAGCTCAAGCTATGCAGGCCGCTGAAGCTGGAATTCGACAGATCGGTTCGCTTGCCCACCAACAGACTATGT CAATGATTCAGGAAAGGGCTAGTCTACCTATCATCTCTATACAACCCGTTGTTGCCGGGGCTGCTAGAAAAACTTCTCATGCCGTCGGCCAAGCCACAAAGACGATCATGAATATCATACATCGAGGGGAATCTGAGTCAGAGAATGACGATGATAGTGTCATTGATCGAGTTGAAATCTAA
- the LOC105792619 gene encoding probable leucine-rich repeat receptor-like protein kinase At5g49770 — protein sequence MVLLRWFWSLMPEKIMYRIRRGYLFADCSLNFTSYPYLPSGNCIGENGKVILWGSISSHLCCRNALNALFQVLAVRANQIPDSIIFIGQDSWNQCNSPFPSQPLVSLHSCGFDNIYSGSSKCSNLSLSQIQGSPLYLEAVKLCSDLSSSFDNTCKKCTDAIEKVAESLLALVQRQKDHTERTLCSLAAVLSVAAANVTDSSFGPNLFSCMSSLDDFDPGYIKLKRNLAKALVAVFVAVMVLILILVLVKFVTLKKSKIQKRLPKPLLPKDINNWSCLYIFSKAEIEKAISINNRKKSLGRGSAGEVFEGRLPSGQVVAIKQIKKGNSLDSFTREVAGLSRIRHPNLVSLLGCCIEGDEQYLVLEYCHSGNLADHILRKDTVLTWEKRVKILRDCALGLRYLHNYIDGCIVHRDIKLTNILLTEDLEPKLSDFGLAKMLGMEESKVFTDVRGTIGYMDPEYMSNAKLTCASDIYSFGIVALQLLSGQKVFELDLDASEQLTRKAKDVSLGNRPSTDFEDPRLHGNLNRKDFEAILKIAVLCVAKSSRGRPPIDVVFDELEKAWKNTVADMKMRKEIGPSATPQSRSMEVTSL from the exons ATGGTTTTGCTAAGATGGTTTTGGAGCTTGATGCCTGAAAAAATAATGTATAGAATTAGAAG AGGCTATTTGTTTGCAGACTGTTCCTTGAATTTCACTTCATACCCTTACCTACCAAGTGGTAACTGCATTGGTGAAAATGGGAAAGTCATCTTATGGGGCAGTATATCTTCACATCTTTGCTGTCGAAACGCCCTCAATGCCTTGTTTCAAGTTCTTGCAGTTCGAGCTAATCAAATACCAGACAGTATCATCTTCATTGGACAAGATTCATGGAACCAATGCAATTCTCCATTTCCATCACAACCATTAGTTTCCCTACACTCTTGTGGATTTGACAATATTTACTCTGGCAGTTCCAAATGTTCAAACCTATCCCTGTCACAAATTCAGGGCAGTCCACTTTACTTGGAAGCAGTGAAGTTATGTTCTGACTTAAGTTCTTCATTTGACAACACCTGTAAGAAGTGCACTGATGCCATAGAAAAGGTAGCTGAATCTCTGTTGGCACTAGTACAAAGGCAAAAGGATCATACTGAAAGAACATTATGTAGTTTAGCTGCAGTTCTTTCGGTTGCTGCTGCAAATGTTACTGATAGCTCTTTTGGTCCAAATTTGTTTAGCTGTATGTCTTCTTTAGATGATTTTG ATCCAGGCtatatcaaactcaaaa ggAACCTAGCAAAAGCACTTGTTGCAGTCTTTGTAGCAGTCATGGTGCTGATTTTGATCCTAGTCTTGGTAAAATTTGTGACCCTAAAGAAAAGCAAGATCCAAAAAAGGCTTCCGAAACCACTGCTACCAAAGGACATCAATAACTGGTCTTGCCTCTACATCTTCTCAAAGGCTGAGATTGAGAAAGCTATAAGCATTAACAATAGAAAGAAGAGTTTAGGCCGAGGGAGTGCTGGCGAAGTTTTCGAAGGCAGGTTGCCTAGTGGACAAGTTGTGGCCATCAAGCAGATAAAGAAAGGCAACTCTTTGGATTCTTTCACCAGGGAAGTTGCCGGTCTATCCCGGATTCGGCATCCGAACCTTGTATCTTTGCTCGGTTGCTGTATCGAAGGCGATGAGCAGTATTTGGTCTTGGAATATTGTCATTCAGGGAATCTTGCTGACCATATCCTAC GGAAAGACACTGTCTTGACATGGGAAAAAAGAGTTAAGATCCTAAGAGATTGTGCACTTGGGCTGAGGTATCTCCACAATTACATTGATGGATGCATTGTGCATAGAGATATTAAG CTCACAAACATCCTCTTGACCGAAGATTTGGAGCCTAAACTCTCAGATTTCGGGCTCGCAAAGATGCTAGGAATGGAGGAAAGCAAAGTTTTCACTGATGTTAGAGGAACAATAGGTTATATGGATCCAGAATATATGAGCAATGCGAAGCTAACCTGTGCCAGTGATATCTACAGCTTTGGCATTGTAGCCTTGCAACTTCTTTCAGGACAGAAAGTTTTCGAGTTGGATCTCGATGCCAGTGAACAACTTACACGAAAA GCAAAGGATGTGAGCCTGGGAAATCGTCCATCAACAGATTTCGAAGATCCGAGGCTTCATGGAAATCTCAATAGGAAAGATTTCGAAGCCATTTTAAAAATTGCAGTACTTTGTGTTGCCAAATCGAGTAGGGGCCGACCACCTAtcgatgttgtttttgatgagtTAGAGAAGGCTTGGAAAAACACAGTGGCTGACATG AAAATGAGGAAAGAAATTGGTCCATCAGCAACACCACAGTCAAGGTCCATGGAAGTTACTTCATTGTGA
- the LOC105793721 gene encoding sodium/hydrogen exchanger 2 gives MVASQLAVVFSKLQTLFTSDHASVVSLNLFVALLCACIVIGHLLEENRWMNESITALVIGLCTGVIILWRSGGKSSRLLVFSEDLFFIYLLPPIIFNAGFKVKKKQFFRNFITIMMFGAIGTLISCTVISLGATYMFKEMDIGSLDIGDFLAIGAIFAATDSVCTLQVLHQDETPLLYSLVFGEGVVNDATSIVLFNAIQSFDLSDINFRIALKSIGKFFYLFSASTMLGVFVGLASAYIIKTLYFGRHSTDREFALMMLMAYLSYILAELFYLSGILTVFFCGIVMSHYTWHNVTESSRVTTKHTFATLSFVAETFIFLYVGMDALDISTWRVNDRPRTSLMVSSILLALVMAGRAAFVFPLSYLANLSNKSSSENISFREQIIIWWAGLMRGAVSMALAYKKFSRLGQTELRKNAVMITSTITIVLFSTVVFGIMTKPLIRVLLPHPKITTSMLSEASTPKSSTMPFLGSADNSFDDNLGAAHRPSSIRELLATPTHTVHRYWRKFDNAFMRPVFGGRGFVPFVPGSPTERSEHNLLHKESSESDVCNF, from the exons ATGGTGGCATCACAGTTAGCTGTTGTATTTTCTAAGTTGCAAACACTATTTACTTCAGATCATGCCTCTGTAGTCTCTTTGAACCTATTCGTCGCTCTTCTTTGCGCTTGTATCGTGATCGGTCATCTTTTGGAGGAGAATCGATGGATGAATGAATCAATTACTGCCCTTGTGATT GGCCTTTGTACTGGGGTTATTATTTTGTGGAGAAGTGGGGGGAAAAGCTCACGTCTTTTAGTCTTCAGTGAAGATCtcttctttatttatcttctgCCCCCAATTATATTCAATGCCGG GTTCAAGGTGAAAAAGAAGCAATTTTTTCGTAACTTCATCACCATCATGATGTTTGGGGCTATTGGTACATTAATATCCTGTACAGTTATATCTTTAG GTGCTACTTACATGTTTAAGGAAATGGACATTGGCTCCTTGGATATTGGAGATTTTCTAG CAATTGGAGCAATCTTTGCTGCAACAGATTCTGTTTGCACACTACAG GTGCTTCATCAAGATGAGACTCCATTACTATACAGTCTGGTTTTTGGAGAGGGTGTTGTAAATGATGCAACCTCAATAGTGCTTTTCAATGCAATCCAGAGTTTTGATCTCTCTGACATCAATTTTAGAATTGCTCTGAAGTCTATTGGcaaatttttctatttgttttcaGCAAGCACAATGCTGGGAGTGTTT GTTGGGCTTGCAAGTGCTTACATCATCAAAACGTTGTACTTTGGCAG GCATTCAACAGATCGAGAATTCGCTCTTATGATGCTTATGGCATACCTTTCATATATTTTGGCTGAA CTGTTTTATTTGAGCGGCATTCTCACAGTATTCTTTTGTGGGATTGTGATGTCACATTATACATGGCATAATGTTACTGAGAGTTCAAGAGTAACAACAAA GCATACTTTTGCCACCTTGTCATTCGTTGCTGAGacttttatctttctttatgTCGGCATGGATGCCTTGGACATTTCGACATGGAGAGTAAATGATCG GCCTAGAACGTCACTTATGGTTAGCTCTATACTACTTGCTCTGGTTATGGCCGGAAGAGCAGCTTTCGTGTTTCCCCTATCATATTTAGCAAActtatcaaataaatcatctagTGAAAATATAAGCTTTAGGGAACAA ATAATAATATGGTGGGCTGGTCTCATGAGAGGTGCCGTATCTATGGCTCTTGCATATAAAAAG TTCTCAAGGTTAGGTCAAACTGAACTGCGAAAGAATGCAGTTATGATTACAAGCACTATAACCATAGTTTTATTCAGCACTGTG GTTTTTGGCATAATGACTAAACCTCTAATAAGGGTCTTGTTGCCTCATCCCAAAATAACGACTAGCATGCTTTCAGAAGCATCAACTCCAAAATCCAGTACAATGCCGTTTCTCGGAAGTGCCGATAATTCTTTTGATGATAATCTCGGTGCAGCTCATCGGCCGAGTAGTATTCGTGAACTTCTTGCAACTCCGACGCACACCGTTCATCGTTATTGGCGTAAGTTTGATAATGCCTTCATGCGCCCGGTGTTTGGTGGCAGGGGTTTCGTGCCTTTTGTTCCCGGTTCCCCGACTGAAAGGAGCGAACATAATCTACTACATAAGGAAAGTAGCGAATCGGATGTTTGCAATTTTTGA